From a single Leucoraja erinacea ecotype New England chromosome 38, Leri_hhj_1, whole genome shotgun sequence genomic region:
- the si:dkey-182i3.11 gene encoding insulin-like growth factor-binding protein complex acid labile subunit translates to MERPLLYLTAMGLVISLMETTSTNICKTCSCPEDTRVAVWCIGKLLTEVPRNLPLDIQELYLQHNNISNVLPTDFSYGGPPGPHLSECLLTLDLSHNHLTSIPTQGLEVLTQLKKLFLNSNLISSLAPGCLKTLTNLQELYLNDNLLHSLDPGIFTGLPRLSMLMLSLNQLTTIAPGVFDELGQLDLLQLNGNRISEIQPGSFLGLRVLSQLYLRSNNISVLTRGSMEGLDQLQILSLANNRIQMVPQEVLGHLKSLKNLYLNNNEIGFLPGFLSNFVDLTLLDVSTNGLTSLADVSFQNLTKLRRLDLNSNNLTALPPQAFQGLRNLTHLNLFNNGIRSLPGTTFLGLLNLKELHLDHNQISTLPPEVFQGQSELRELQLDNNLLVELPEGIFDGLTHLRTLYLDNNLLEVIPKRTFHRLVYLRELQLDQNYISSLPRGVFANLVELRIVQLSHNRLSHLHHDIFQGLTNLKELQLDANRLSSIPHGAFKDLKKLRELHLGSNGLSKVRAAVFHDLRKLEILQLQFNQLRHLPANVFSGMRHLQRLLLHSNLLSALEPGSFAGQGSLEELHLDRNLLSTLPAPLFRDLAHLTLLHLDFNRLGSLSHGLLRPLGKLEQIHLGGNPWQCDCPSIFYLRDWLRDNPNIVAQPVKCVSDQSPVAAMTNLSTVPSYCSSSSTPTLSFLPLLLLLSGFSFLCLHIHFP, encoded by the coding sequence ATGGAGAGACCTCTCCTGTACCTCACTGCCATGGGGCTTGTGATATCATTGATGGAGACCACCTCCACCAACATCTGCAAGACCTGCAGTTGCCCTGAAGATACCCGGGTGGCAGTCTGGTGCATTGGCAAATTGCTGACCGAGGTTCCCCGGAACCTGCCGCTGGACATCCAGGAACTCTATTTGCAACACAACAATATCTCCAATGTCCTTCCAACCGATTTCTCCTATGGAGGTCCTCCAGGACCTCATCTCAGTGAGTGTCTCCTGACCCTCGATCTCAGCCACAACCATCTCACCTCCATCCCCACCCAAGGGCTGGAGGTCTTGACCCAGttgaagaagcttttcctcaacagcaacctcatatcttccttGGCACCTGGGTGCTTGAAGACACTGACCAACCTGCAAGAGCTGTATCTGAACGACAATCTCCTCCACTCTCTGGACCCTGGGATCTTCACCGGCCTCCCCCGGCTTAGCATGTTGATGTTGAGCTTGAATCAGCTCACCACCATTGCCCCCGGGGTCTTCGATGAGCTCGGCCAACTGGACTTGCTCCAACTCAATGGGAACCGGATCTCTGAGATCCAGCCTGGTTCCTTCCTGGGTTTGAGGGTCCTGTCGCAGTTGTACCTCAGGAGTAACAACATTTCCGTTCTCACCAGGGGATCCATGGAGGGGCTGGATCAACTTCAGATCCTAAGCTTGGCCAATAACCGCATCCAAATGGTTCCCCAGGAAGTGTTGGGACACCTGAAGTCCCTGAAGAATCTCTACTTGAATAACAACGAAATTGGATTTCTCCCCGGATTTCTGTCCAACTTTGTAGATCTCACCCTGTTGGATGTCAGTACCAATGGACTCACTAGTTTGGCAGATGTTTCCTTCCAGAATCTCACCAAACTCAGACGTTTGGACCTGAACTCAAACAACCTCACCGCCCTTCCTCCTCAAGCCTTTCAGGGGCTAAGGAACCTGACCCACCTGAACCTGTTCAACAATGGCATCCGTTCCTTGCCTGGCACTACATTCCTCGGCCTCCTCAACCTGAAGGAGCTGCACTTGGACCACAACCAgatctccaccctccctccggAGGTCTTCCAGGGTCAGTCGGAGCTGAGGGAGCTTCAGTTGGACAACAACCTCCTGGTTGAGCTGCCTGAGGGAATCTTTGATGGGCTGACTCATTTGAGGACCTTGTATCTGGATAACAACCTATTGGAGGTCATCCCGAAGAGGACCTTCCATCGTCTGGTCTACCTGAGAGAACTTCAACTGGACCAGAACTACATCTCCTCCCTTCCCAGGGGGGTCTTCGCCAACTTGGTGGAGCTCCGTATTGTCCAGCTCAGCCACAACCGCTTGTCCCATCTCCATCACGACATCTTTCAGGGTCTAACCAACCTGAAGGAACTTCAGCTGGACGCCAACAGGTTGTCCTCCATCCCGCACGGAGCCTTCAAGGATCTGAAGAAGCTGAGAGAGTTGCACCTGGGCAGCAACGGGTTGTCCAAGGTGCGGGCCGCGGTGTTCCATGATCTGCGGAAGCTGGAGATCCTCCAGCTCCAGTTCAACCAACTCCGCCACTTGCCCGCTAATGTCTTCTCCGGGATGAGGCATCTGCAGAGGTTGCTCCTCCACAGCAACCTTCTCTCCGCCCTGGAGCCTGGCAGCTTCGCCGGCCAGGGCAgcctggaggaactgcacctggaCCGCAACCTCCTGTCCACCTTGCCCGCCCCACTCTTCCGAGACCTAGCCCATCTCACTCTCCTACACCTGGACTTCAACAGGTTGGGCAGTCTGAGCCATGGTCTCCTTAGACCTCTGGGGAAGTTGGAGCAGATCCACCTGGGGGGCAACCCCTGGCAGTGTGACTGCCCATCCATCTTCTACCTGAGGGACTGGCTTCGCGACAACCCCAACATCGTGGCCCAGCCCGTCAAGTGTGTCTCCGACCAGTCTCCAGTGGCAGCCATGACCAATCTCTCCACAGTCCCTTCCTACTGTTCCTCCTCGTCCACACCAACCctatccttcctccccctcctcctcctcctctctggcTTCTCATTCCTCTGCCTCCATATTCACTTCCCGTGA